A genomic region of Gimesia chilikensis contains the following coding sequences:
- a CDS encoding YkgJ family cysteine cluster protein, protein MCRYSISPAPSWQVRKRMGICDSCHSGCCRSFAVPISGADIHHFTHRQNLNFWDFACRWEDTEGLISRNLAPHFLFEDDPETPFVICLKHIPSSSFPGTTKCRFLMECLPDDEHPKGLGRCGIYQNRPQTCRCFPAKLNASNELAILYDIPSNGRDGEPAYDLCSRQWTASDLDPNDTIQSLVIARYEMTFFSKIAMIWNQAPGAWNQFPDFIDRIYSNRIASETQEDTSADTVGVSDNSESHNRAA, encoded by the coding sequence TTGTGTCGCTATTCAATTTCGCCAGCTCCTTCTTGGCAAGTTAGAAAACGAATGGGCATTTGTGATTCCTGCCATTCTGGTTGTTGTCGCTCTTTTGCAGTTCCTATTTCCGGAGCAGACATCCATCATTTCACTCATCGCCAGAACTTGAATTTCTGGGATTTCGCTTGCCGCTGGGAAGACACCGAAGGACTCATCTCACGTAACCTGGCACCTCATTTTCTGTTTGAAGACGATCCCGAAACTCCTTTCGTGATTTGCTTGAAACACATCCCCAGCAGTTCATTCCCCGGAACTACAAAATGCCGATTTCTGATGGAATGCCTTCCCGATGATGAGCATCCCAAAGGACTGGGCCGCTGTGGAATCTATCAAAATCGCCCTCAAACGTGCCGCTGCTTTCCGGCAAAATTGAATGCCTCTAATGAACTGGCGATCCTGTATGATATTCCTTCTAATGGTCGAGACGGCGAACCTGCCTATGACCTCTGTTCTCGACAATGGACGGCTTCTGACCTGGATCCCAATGACACGATCCAGAGCCTGGTGATTGCCAGATACGAAATGACATTCTTCAGTAAAATCGCTATGATCTGGAATCAGGCCCCCGGCGCATGGAATCAATTTCCAGATTTTATTGACCGTATTTATTCAAATCGAATTGCCTCGGAGACCCAAGAGGACACCTCAGCTGATACAGTTGGAGTCTCTGACAACTCTGAATCTCATAATCGTGCTGCCTGA
- a CDS encoding class I SAM-dependent methyltransferase — MMSNKIDHSRTRNSSFYDQKYGSGNGWKYNTDKVTRWLQESIVSRFGLTPGDRVLELGCGEGHHSVLLASFGLGVYGVDFSEKGIEAAKERGSGATFIAANALDLGRFFDHGYFDLIFVRGMSWYHYELSGISRMGIDIEEETGKLFEFLKPGGTFVLQIRTDFSGNKPADNVFDCSLSEFKGLFSQFGEIIHTSNTAGAELIDDEQAAKIKGGIVMAVRKHGQVLL, encoded by the coding sequence ATGATGTCAAACAAGATCGATCACAGCAGAACCCGCAATTCGTCATTCTATGACCAGAAGTATGGATCGGGTAATGGCTGGAAGTACAACACGGACAAAGTGACGCGCTGGCTACAGGAAAGCATAGTATCCCGGTTCGGGCTGACTCCCGGCGACAGGGTGTTAGAGCTGGGTTGCGGTGAAGGCCACCATTCCGTTCTACTGGCTTCGTTCGGTCTGGGCGTGTATGGCGTCGACTTTTCCGAGAAAGGCATCGAGGCGGCGAAGGAGAGGGGTTCTGGTGCGACATTCATCGCTGCCAACGCCCTGGATCTCGGGAGGTTCTTCGATCACGGGTACTTCGACCTGATTTTCGTACGGGGAATGAGCTGGTATCACTACGAGCTGAGCGGCATTTCCCGCATGGGGATCGACATCGAAGAGGAGACGGGCAAACTGTTTGAATTCCTGAAGCCGGGCGGCACGTTCGTGCTGCAGATCCGGACGGACTTCTCCGGGAACAAGCCGGCGGACAATGTGTTTGACTGTAGCCTGTCGGAGTTCAAAGGGCTGTTTTCTCAGTTCGGGGAAATTATCCACACTTCAAATACAGCAGGCGCGGAACTGATAGACGACGAACAGGCCGCGAAGATAAAAGGTGGGATAGTAATGGCCGTAAGAAAGCATGGCCAGGTTCTACTATAA
- a CDS encoding Gfo/Idh/MocA family protein: MNRRRFLATSASAAAAIGFGAPAIVRGTNLNEKLNIAIIGSGGRGGSNLRNVSSENITVLCDVNEQNLFRASQSHPKAKKFKDFREVYDHPDQFDAVVVSTCEHTHAFATLPALQMKKHVYCEKPLTHSVWEARVIRDAAREAGVATQMGTQIHAGENYRRVVELIETGAIGPVQEAHVWVSRAWGWHPSEEAARAAKDLVYSEKRPSHSDEIPKGLDWDLWLGPAPERPFNNIYFPGPKWYRWWDFGNGTMSDLGSHWIDLPFWALKLDYPLTIEAAGPPIQKEIAPASMQAVYEYGQRGDLPPVTVGWYQGTNKPKLWEEGKIPQWGNGVLFVGEKGMLLSDYSKHVLLPENEYADFKPPEPYIPKSLGHHAEWIHACKTGAPTTCNFEYAGLLTEANHLGNVAYRTGKKLHWDTQTMRATNAPESDQYIRREYRKGWKLI, from the coding sequence ATGAACCGCAGACGATTCCTGGCAACCTCTGCGTCTGCGGCTGCCGCCATCGGTTTTGGTGCCCCCGCCATCGTTCGTGGGACCAATTTGAACGAAAAACTGAATATCGCCATCATTGGATCCGGGGGCAGGGGGGGCAGTAATCTGCGCAATGTTTCCTCTGAAAACATTACCGTGCTGTGTGATGTCAATGAACAGAATCTGTTTCGAGCCTCACAGAGCCACCCCAAGGCTAAGAAGTTCAAAGATTTTCGGGAAGTCTATGATCACCCCGATCAGTTCGACGCAGTCGTGGTCAGCACGTGCGAGCATACCCATGCTTTCGCAACACTCCCGGCCCTGCAGATGAAAAAACATGTCTATTGTGAAAAGCCATTGACACACAGTGTCTGGGAAGCGCGTGTGATCCGGGATGCGGCGCGTGAAGCAGGTGTGGCGACACAAATGGGAACTCAGATTCATGCCGGTGAGAACTATCGGCGTGTGGTCGAGTTAATTGAGACCGGAGCCATTGGTCCTGTTCAGGAAGCGCATGTCTGGGTTTCCCGAGCCTGGGGCTGGCATCCGTCAGAAGAAGCTGCCCGGGCTGCGAAAGATCTCGTCTATTCAGAAAAACGTCCCAGTCATAGCGATGAGATTCCCAAGGGGCTGGACTGGGATCTCTGGTTGGGTCCCGCTCCGGAGCGGCCATTCAACAATATCTATTTCCCCGGTCCCAAATGGTATCGCTGGTGGGATTTTGGGAACGGGACCATGTCCGACCTGGGCAGCCACTGGATTGATCTACCCTTCTGGGCTTTAAAACTCGATTACCCGTTGACCATTGAAGCCGCTGGTCCACCCATCCAGAAAGAGATCGCACCTGCCTCTATGCAGGCGGTTTACGAGTATGGGCAGCGTGGAGATCTGCCACCCGTCACCGTGGGCTGGTACCAGGGAACCAATAAACCTAAACTCTGGGAAGAGGGGAAAATTCCCCAATGGGGAAATGGGGTCCTCTTTGTCGGCGAAAAAGGGATGTTGCTGTCTGACTACAGCAAACACGTTCTCCTGCCTGAGAATGAGTATGCCGACTTTAAACCGCCCGAACCCTACATCCCCAAGTCGCTGGGTCATCATGCTGAGTGGATCCATGCCTGTAAAACCGGCGCACCCACGACCTGCAATTTCGAATATGCAGGTCTGCTGACCGAGGCAAATCATCTGGGGAATGTCGCTTACCGCACGGGGAAAAAGCTGCATTGGGATACACAGACCATGCGTGCCACGAACGCTCCGGAATCAGATCAGTACATCCGTCGCGAATATCGCAAGGGGTGGAAGCTGATTTAG
- a CDS encoding glycosyltransferase gives MQQDAGILHALNQFRRFDNSEVAAAQFSERIFACNNCPRRSGQRCQTHGSNCADFAKPQSNSCPVWEGKAPPPVPAPPAPEPRRPQRSERPEARRQQVQNLVVISCCFNPLSDPRVAENARRFRESINVPVQFCELSINGEFLFDDSIKISGDESARFIWQKERLLNIAIDQLPETVDAVAVVDADLIFRNCNWFRDTLRRLEAADVVQCFDSVEYETETGSVEKSYPSFARSSKGRPGMPGGAVAFRRSLLGKDGLHEENILGGGDSVMMRRWEKSGLRIDSVPGVVRHLYHGDHGDRQQVSRYEVLKTAGFDFQKHIDSPPGKPLTWSAVAGVSEVMKVARHFFESRTGCKPEGDSKSELQGQALPKLIPTITASIEPKRHRETFSCDVILPYNLPNYHYLEDSIKSVLNQNFVETTIHLVNDGMESDPIGREYSRLNNVRLYKNADGPVGPYVTLNRLFDHLEHDYFANQDSDDISLPMRFYKSFQAVDQGYQIVGGAMEQFVTYGDDNRKMKNALSMKPYHYSGIVRFGSPSGNIVNSTALISKSVYESCNGMAPWKAGADSEFYERAILAGFKAAALSDVVALRRLHNPSLSNDQVTSGHGSDFREQIKQWTVESIERQKKGPDHSIGGLAKHRNDKELEVLKGR, from the coding sequence ATGCAACAAGACGCGGGCATCTTACATGCCCTGAATCAGTTTCGACGATTTGACAACAGTGAAGTAGCGGCGGCACAATTCAGCGAGCGGATCTTCGCCTGTAATAATTGCCCCAGGCGGAGCGGTCAGCGATGCCAGACGCACGGGTCGAACTGTGCCGACTTCGCAAAACCGCAGAGCAACAGCTGCCCGGTATGGGAAGGGAAAGCACCGCCGCCGGTGCCTGCCCCCCCTGCCCCGGAGCCGCGGCGACCGCAACGCTCAGAGAGACCTGAAGCCAGACGGCAGCAGGTTCAGAACCTCGTGGTCATCTCCTGTTGCTTCAACCCCCTGTCCGATCCCAGGGTAGCGGAAAATGCGCGTCGCTTCCGCGAATCGATCAACGTGCCGGTGCAGTTCTGCGAGCTGTCGATTAACGGCGAGTTTCTGTTTGACGATTCGATCAAAATCAGCGGCGATGAATCCGCGCGTTTCATTTGGCAGAAAGAGCGGCTGCTGAATATCGCGATCGATCAACTGCCGGAAACGGTCGATGCAGTGGCAGTGGTTGATGCCGACCTGATCTTTCGGAACTGCAACTGGTTTCGCGACACGCTCCGGAGACTGGAGGCCGCCGACGTCGTGCAATGCTTCGACTCAGTCGAATATGAGACAGAGACAGGGAGCGTCGAGAAGTCTTACCCCAGTTTCGCGAGGTCATCCAAAGGCAGGCCGGGAATGCCGGGCGGTGCGGTGGCGTTTCGGAGGTCCCTCCTTGGGAAGGATGGACTCCACGAAGAGAACATTCTCGGCGGTGGCGACAGCGTGATGATGCGGCGCTGGGAGAAAAGCGGACTTAGAATCGACAGCGTGCCCGGAGTGGTACGGCACCTCTATCACGGCGACCATGGAGATCGTCAGCAGGTGAGTCGATATGAGGTCCTGAAAACGGCAGGCTTTGATTTCCAGAAGCACATCGACAGCCCCCCCGGCAAGCCGCTCACCTGGTCTGCTGTCGCTGGTGTTTCCGAAGTCATGAAAGTCGCTCGGCATTTCTTCGAGTCTCGAACTGGATGTAAGCCAGAGGGTGATTCCAAATCGGAGCTTCAGGGGCAGGCTCTCCCGAAACTGATCCCTACAATCACCGCGAGCATCGAGCCAAAAAGGCACCGGGAAACGTTCTCCTGCGATGTGATCCTGCCGTACAACCTGCCGAACTACCATTATCTGGAAGACTCAATCAAGTCGGTGCTCAATCAGAACTTTGTTGAGACGACAATTCACTTAGTCAACGACGGAATGGAGTCAGACCCCATCGGGCGGGAATACTCTCGATTGAATAATGTCAGGCTTTATAAAAACGCCGACGGCCCCGTGGGGCCATACGTCACATTGAACCGCCTGTTCGACCACCTGGAACACGATTACTTTGCAAACCAGGACTCGGACGACATCTCGCTCCCGATGCGGTTCTACAAGAGCTTTCAGGCCGTCGACCAGGGCTACCAGATCGTCGGTGGTGCGATGGAACAGTTCGTCACTTATGGCGACGACAATCGAAAAATGAAAAACGCACTCTCGATGAAGCCCTATCATTACTCGGGGATCGTGCGGTTCGGCAGCCCTTCGGGGAATATCGTTAATTCAACTGCTCTGATCAGTAAGTCTGTCTACGAAAGTTGCAACGGCATGGCCCCCTGGAAAGCAGGGGCTGACAGTGAATTCTATGAGCGGGCGATTCTGGCAGGGTTCAAGGCGGCAGCTCTGAGCGATGTAGTAGCGCTGAGAAGACTCCACAATCCGTCGCTTTCAAACGACCAGGTGACCAGCGGGCACGGCTCAGATTTCCGCGAGCAGATCAAGCAATGGACCGTCGAAAGCATTGAACGACAGAAGAAGGGACCGGATCACTCGATCGGTGGTTTAGCCAAACACCGAAACGATAAAGAACTTGAAGTCCTGAAAGGGAGATGA
- a CDS encoding 2OG-Fe(II) oxygenase: MKQPVTMLDQEIFWIEHFFSATECQDYINYSEYLGYETADVDVYGVRKQMDQIRTNERADIESQKTADDLWEKLQQYTLPESDLGTAVGLSPFIRFYRYSGPQKFNMHKDGTKQLPGCESRFTFLIYLNTVEQGGETVFRKNDIRVKPQAGCGLLFAHKLWHSGTPVAGEEAKYVLRSDLLYHV; the protein is encoded by the coding sequence TTGAAACAACCAGTAACAATGCTCGATCAGGAGATCTTCTGGATCGAGCATTTTTTTTCGGCAACAGAGTGCCAGGACTATATCAATTATAGTGAATACCTCGGCTATGAAACCGCAGACGTCGATGTCTATGGTGTCAGAAAGCAGATGGATCAGATTCGTACCAATGAGCGGGCGGACATCGAATCCCAGAAGACTGCTGACGATTTGTGGGAAAAACTCCAGCAGTACACATTACCAGAATCAGACCTGGGAACTGCCGTGGGTTTGAGTCCTTTCATTCGTTTCTACAGATACAGCGGGCCTCAAAAATTTAATATGCATAAGGACGGCACAAAACAGCTTCCGGGATGTGAATCCCGTTTTACTTTTCTGATCTATCTCAATACGGTTGAGCAGGGAGGAGAAACGGTATTTCGAAAAAATGATATTCGTGTCAAACCACAGGCAGGTTGCGGTTTATTATTTGCACACAAGTTGTGGCACTCCGGGACACCAGTGGCAGGAGAGGAAGCCAAGTATGTCCTGCGATCGGATCTACTTTATCATGTGTGA